The following proteins are co-located in the Roseovarius arcticus genome:
- a CDS encoding NAD-dependent epimerase/dehydratase family protein gives MTQHLRVLVIGASGRVGRMLRRYWQAAPPRGIALTYQTRQRGEIAWDAADGPDALAAHGPFDRLLVLAGVTPGPGADMAQNELIARACHAAAAQVGAAHMLLASSSAVYGTAQNRPYSEADTPIPTNTYGKAKLDAERSIEGGLPTCALRIGNVLGADALMVNAATASAGNPVHLDRFADGRGPLRTYIGPGTLAQVLETLLHAGDTLPGALNIGAPMPVAMETLLEAHGAPYTARPAPPEAVQRITLNCGALDALHAFDPDASTARHMLDQWAKLGDAP, from the coding sequence GTGACGCAACATCTGAGAGTCTTGGTGATCGGCGCCTCAGGCCGCGTGGGGCGGATGCTGCGCCGCTATTGGCAGGCAGCGCCGCCGCGCGGAATTGCACTCACGTACCAGACGCGGCAACGCGGCGAAATCGCGTGGGACGCGGCAGATGGCCCTGATGCGCTGGCCGCGCACGGCCCGTTCGACCGCCTGCTGGTGCTGGCCGGCGTTACTCCGGGCCCGGGCGCGGACATGGCGCAAAACGAGTTAATCGCGCGCGCCTGCCACGCGGCAGCGGCGCAGGTAGGCGCGGCGCATATGCTGCTGGCGTCCAGCTCGGCGGTCTACGGCACCGCCCAAAACCGCCCCTATTCAGAGGCCGACACCCCCATCCCCACCAATACCTATGGCAAGGCCAAGCTGGACGCGGAACGCAGCATAGAGGGCGGCCTACCCACCTGCGCCCTCAGGATCGGCAACGTGCTGGGCGCGGATGCATTGATGGTGAACGCCGCAACGGCCAGCGCGGGAAACCCCGTGCATCTGGACCGGTTTGCCGACGGGCGCGGCCCATTGCGGACGTATATTGGCCCCGGCACGCTGGCACAGGTGCTGGAAACACTGCTGCATGCCGGTGATACCTTGCCGGGTGCATTGAACATCGGCGCGCCGATGCCCGTCGCCATGGAAACACTCCTAGAGGCGCATGGCGCACCCTACACCGCGCGCCCCGCCCCTCCAGAGGCCGTGCAGCGCATCACGCTGAACTGCGGCGCGCTGGACGCTTTGCATGCCTTTGATCCTGACGCCTCCACCGCGCGGCACATGTTGGACCAATGGGCGAAGCTTGGGGATGCACCATGA
- a CDS encoding tetratricopeptide repeat-containing protein, with protein MPRIWAFKRSDPDWRLARASGWTRADLMWERLMEAGCEAFCAGQTARAGLLFLAADALARGRFAKDDLRRATGPAARAMVRLARGKDASALIAKAQRGWLAAPDAVATMEIKPRIRSSLFHLRMEAKHRGQYQDNLRTRLGRIAKETDETLADLSSGERRHRHFARWRGEKPTVFDGTRKVLGAALLIPDADAGSGTRRGTR; from the coding sequence GTGCCGCGTATCTGGGCATTTAAGCGCAGCGATCCTGATTGGCGACTGGCGCGGGCGTCCGGCTGGACCCGCGCAGATCTGATGTGGGAGCGGCTGATGGAGGCCGGGTGCGAGGCGTTTTGCGCCGGACAGACGGCGCGCGCGGGGCTGCTGTTTCTTGCGGCGGACGCGCTGGCGCGAGGGCGATTTGCCAAAGACGATCTGCGCCGCGCCACTGGCCCCGCCGCGCGCGCGATGGTTCGTTTGGCGCGCGGCAAAGATGCGAGCGCATTGATCGCCAAGGCCCAGCGCGGCTGGCTCGCCGCACCGGACGCGGTGGCCACGATGGAGATCAAACCGCGCATCCGCTCATCGCTCTTTCATTTGCGGATGGAGGCGAAACATCGCGGGCAGTATCAGGATAACTTGCGCACCCGGCTGGGCCGCATCGCAAAAGAGACTGACGAGACGCTGGCGGACCTCAGCAGTGGCGAGCGGCGTCATCGCCATTTTGCCCGCTGGCGCGGCGAGAAACCCACCGTTTTCGACGGCACGCGCAAGGTTCTGGGCGCCGCGCTGTTGATCCCCGATGCCGATGCAGGCTCTGGCACCCGGCGCGGAACACGCTAA
- a CDS encoding ABC transporter ATP-binding protein has product MLLEMTGVAVNYGKINAIRDISIQVPEGKIVTIIGGNGAGKTTTLRAMSGMVPITKGEITFEGKRIDGLPASKVVAHGIAHVPEGRRIFPNMTVEENLRTGAFLRRDKDGIENDLEDVFKRFERLRERRRQRAQTMSGGEQQMLAIGRALMSKPRLLLMDEPSMGLAPVIVEEIAVIIEEINAQGLSVVLVEQNAELALELADYAYVLETGNCAMEGPAHELHDNETVRAAYLGI; this is encoded by the coding sequence ATGTTGCTTGAAATGACAGGCGTTGCCGTAAACTACGGCAAGATCAACGCGATCCGCGACATTTCGATCCAAGTTCCCGAGGGCAAGATCGTGACCATCATTGGCGGCAATGGCGCGGGCAAGACAACCACCTTGCGCGCTATGTCGGGCATGGTGCCGATCACCAAGGGCGAGATCACATTCGAGGGCAAGCGTATCGACGGGCTGCCGGCGTCCAAGGTGGTCGCCCACGGCATCGCGCATGTGCCTGAGGGGCGCCGCATCTTCCCGAACATGACGGTCGAGGAAAACCTGCGCACTGGCGCATTCCTGCGCCGCGACAAGGACGGGATCGAGAACGACCTCGAAGATGTCTTTAAGCGGTTTGAGCGTCTGCGCGAGCGACGGCGCCAACGCGCGCAGACAATGTCCGGCGGCGAGCAGCAAATGCTGGCGATCGGACGCGCGCTGATGTCGAAACCACGCCTGTTGCTGATGGACGAGCCGTCGATGGGCCTTGCCCCCGTCATCGTCGAGGAAATCGCGGTGATTATTGAGGAGATCAACGCGCAAGGCCTGTCGGTCGTGTTGGTAGAACAGAACGCCGAATTGGCGTTAGAGCTGGCCGACTATGCCTACGTGCTGGAGACGGGCAATTGCGCGATGGAGGGCCCTGCCCATGAGCTGCACGATAACGAGACGGTCCGTGCCGCGTATCTGGGCATTTAA
- a CDS encoding ABC transporter ATP-binding protein, which yields MSEFLKVENLTMRFGGLVAVDALNFTVEHGTIHGLIGPNGAGKTTTFNMISGFYKPTSGNVMLRGEDISGLKMHEVARRGVVRTFQHSTLFAELTVMENALIGTHMPFRPNIFAAIVGWDREDKQGAAARANEALEFFGLDHLTAERAGDLSHGHQRALGMAVAYASHPDIMLLDEPFTGMNPEETRQMMDLMRRLREAGTTILLVEHDMQAIMGLCDTITCMSFGKFLAEGNPKEIRNHPAVIEAYLGGARHVA from the coding sequence ATGAGCGAGTTTCTGAAGGTGGAGAACCTGACCATGCGCTTTGGCGGCTTGGTGGCGGTCGACGCGCTGAACTTCACCGTCGAACATGGCACAATCCATGGATTGATCGGCCCCAATGGTGCGGGCAAGACGACTACATTCAACATGATCTCAGGCTTTTACAAGCCGACGAGCGGCAACGTAATGCTGCGCGGCGAGGATATATCGGGGCTGAAAATGCACGAGGTCGCGCGGCGCGGTGTCGTGCGCACGTTCCAGCACTCGACCCTCTTTGCGGAACTGACCGTGATGGAAAATGCCCTCATCGGCACGCATATGCCATTCCGGCCCAACATCTTTGCCGCGATCGTCGGCTGGGATCGCGAGGACAAGCAGGGTGCTGCGGCTCGCGCGAATGAGGCGCTGGAATTCTTTGGCCTCGATCACCTGACGGCCGAGAGGGCCGGCGATCTGAGCCATGGGCACCAGCGCGCCCTTGGCATGGCCGTCGCCTATGCCAGCCACCCCGATATCATGCTGCTGGACGAGCCGTTCACTGGCATGAACCCCGAGGAGACGCGCCAGATGATGGACCTGATGCGCCGCCTGCGCGAGGCCGGCACGACGATCCTATTGGTCGAGCATGACATGCAGGCGATCATGGGCCTGTGCGATACCATTACCTGCATGAGCTTTGGCAAGTTTCTGGCCGAGGGCAACCCCAAAGAGATCCGCAACCATCCCGCCGTGATCGAAGCCTATCTGGGGGGTGCGCGCCATGTTGCTTGA
- a CDS encoding branched-chain amino acid ABC transporter permease, with protein sequence MLKFLIWPLAAVALLALPHGLSFSQQEILVFLTINILLVTSYRLLTLTGEWSLAHVVIMGVGAYASALFTKELGIYVPVSMLLGGLVSALIAVILSFPLFRMKGFYFLIGSFAAGEIIRLLWKHFRDPFGGAKGIKGIDPMPDFSIGIYNFDFFEPVSYFYFAGLVVAVCMWILWRIERSPVGLTFHAVHWQDKLAEASGVNLRAYRTLAFAVASGFAGISGALLAHYIGTINPGSFDLDYMVFVLTWAIVGGTGTFYGPILGCVALTILNEVVLREMGFEQARPLIYGCILIASILFMPNGLESIVQKFTKRRAKQ encoded by the coding sequence GTGCTTAAATTCCTGATCTGGCCCCTCGCCGCCGTCGCGCTGCTGGCCCTGCCTCACGGCCTTAGCTTTTCGCAGCAGGAAATTCTGGTATTTCTGACGATCAACATTTTGCTGGTGACCTCCTACAGGCTGCTGACGCTGACCGGCGAATGGTCACTTGCGCATGTCGTCATCATGGGCGTTGGAGCGTATGCCAGCGCGCTGTTTACCAAAGAGCTGGGAATATACGTCCCCGTCTCAATGCTGCTGGGTGGGCTGGTCTCGGCGTTGATCGCGGTCATCCTCAGCTTTCCGCTCTTTCGCATGAAGGGGTTCTACTTCCTCATCGGCAGCTTTGCCGCGGGCGAGATTATTCGCCTGCTATGGAAGCATTTTCGCGATCCATTCGGCGGCGCCAAAGGTATCAAAGGCATTGACCCGATGCCTGACTTCTCTATCGGGATCTACAATTTCGATTTCTTTGAGCCGGTTAGTTATTTCTATTTCGCTGGTCTCGTCGTCGCTGTCTGCATGTGGATTCTCTGGCGGATCGAGCGTAGCCCCGTCGGCCTGACGTTCCACGCCGTCCACTGGCAGGATAAGCTGGCCGAGGCGTCGGGCGTCAACCTGCGCGCGTATCGCACGCTGGCCTTTGCGGTTGCCAGCGGTTTTGCCGGCATCAGCGGCGCACTGCTGGCGCATTATATCGGCACGATCAATCCGGGCAGCTTTGATCTGGATTACATGGTATTCGTGCTGACATGGGCCATCGTCGGCGGCACAGGCACGTTCTATGGCCCCATACTGGGATGCGTCGCGCTGACCATTCTGAACGAGGTCGTCCTGCGCGAGATGGGGTTTGAGCAGGCCCGACCACTGATCTACGGTTGCATCCTGATCGCCTCGATCCTCTTCATGCCCAACGGGCTGGAAAGCATCGTTCAGAAGTTCACCAAGCGGAGGGCCAAGCAATGA
- a CDS encoding branched-chain amino acid ABC transporter permease, giving the protein MLDLLAQTGLNAVYAASYISLVAVGLVLIFGVMGVINFAHGELFMAGSYVVVAVYADMHMPFFFAVVIGLLFVGCLGLLMERALFRPLRDNPLGGLVASIGFLMILQALASMGFGVRMEFIPPVTQHVIWFTDSISIPLARVYVIVAAVLLLSALWYFLKRTRFGWALRASAQDPQAAELQGISIAHTARIAMFIGAGLAGIAGALTAPLVSVNPHMGHSVIVTAFIVIIVGGVGSLEGAIIASVVYAFVHTFVTTFYGGVIADITGLSLMLVVLIVKPTGLFGSADRA; this is encoded by the coding sequence ATGCTGGATCTTCTGGCCCAGACAGGCCTGAATGCCGTCTATGCCGCAAGCTACATCTCGCTCGTCGCGGTCGGCCTCGTGCTGATCTTTGGCGTGATGGGCGTCATTAACTTCGCCCATGGCGAGTTGTTCATGGCCGGCTCCTACGTAGTCGTCGCCGTCTATGCCGACATGCATATGCCCTTCTTCTTCGCCGTGGTGATCGGCCTGCTTTTCGTCGGCTGCCTTGGCCTGCTGATGGAGCGTGCGCTGTTCAGGCCCTTGCGCGACAACCCCTTAGGTGGCCTTGTCGCCTCAATCGGTTTCCTGATGATCCTTCAGGCGCTGGCCTCAATGGGATTTGGCGTCCGGATGGAGTTTATTCCCCCGGTGACGCAACATGTGATCTGGTTTACGGACAGCATCAGCATCCCGCTTGCGCGGGTCTATGTGATTGTTGCCGCCGTACTGCTGCTGTCGGCGCTGTGGTATTTCCTGAAACGAACACGGTTTGGCTGGGCACTGCGCGCCTCGGCCCAAGATCCGCAGGCGGCCGAACTACAGGGCATTTCCATCGCGCACACCGCGCGCATTGCCATGTTCATCGGCGCTGGGCTGGCGGGTATCGCGGGCGCGCTGACCGCTCCACTGGTGTCGGTCAATCCGCATATGGGGCATTCTGTGATCGTGACCGCATTCATCGTCATTATCGTCGGCGGCGTCGGATCACTTGAGGGGGCGATCATCGCATCGGTCGTCTATGCGTTTGTGCATACCTTCGTGACCACATTCTACGGGGGCGTCATTGCCGACATCACGGGCCTGTCGCTGATGTTGGTGGTGCTTATCGTCAAGCCGACCGGCCTGTTCGGGAGTGCGGATCGTGCTTAA